One Streptomyces sp. NBC_00690 genomic region harbors:
- a CDS encoding nucleoside 2-deoxyribosyltransferase domain-containing protein, with translation MAREPLPAHGPSVFLAGPTPRLGGPVESWRPAATTELAAQWTGPQPLTVLSPESRGGVRAAHYDDQVDWETEARASADAILFWIPRDLTHMPGFTTNVEFGLDVSTGKAVLGCPPDCPNPERNRYLIYVAQRHGVPVFTTLTETATAALALLTAKSSR, from the coding sequence ATGGCCCGCGAACCCCTGCCCGCCCACGGCCCGTCCGTGTTTCTGGCCGGCCCCACCCCACGACTCGGCGGACCCGTCGAATCCTGGCGCCCCGCCGCCACCACCGAACTCGCCGCCCAGTGGACCGGGCCGCAGCCGCTCACTGTGCTCTCCCCCGAGTCCCGCGGCGGCGTACGAGCCGCCCACTACGACGATCAGGTCGACTGGGAAACTGAAGCCCGCGCGTCGGCCGACGCAATCCTCTTCTGGATCCCCCGCGACCTCACACACATGCCCGGCTTCACCACCAACGTCGAATTCGGCCTCGATGTCAGCACGGGCAAGGCCGTGCTCGGATGCCCGCCCGACTGCCCCAACCCCGAGCGGAACAGATACCTCATCTACGTCGCCCAACGCCACGGCGTACCCGTCTTCACCACCCTGACCGAAACCGCAACCGCAGCCCTCGCACTCCTCACCGCCAAGTCCTCCAGGTAG
- a CDS encoding HIT family protein — protein sequence MNCAFCDIAAGTTPADVVREWPDAIAIRPRSGGVNDGHLLVIPREHVADVGTNPAISAATMARAAELAAELPAANVITSRGAAATQTQFHLHLHVVPRAAGDGLPLPWTPQQAARATNQNGHTR from the coding sequence ATGAACTGCGCCTTCTGCGACATCGCCGCAGGCACCACACCGGCCGACGTGGTCCGGGAATGGCCCGACGCCATCGCGATCCGCCCCCGCTCCGGTGGTGTGAACGACGGCCACCTCCTGGTGATCCCCCGCGAACACGTCGCCGACGTCGGCACCAACCCGGCCATCTCCGCCGCGACCATGGCCCGCGCCGCCGAACTCGCCGCTGAACTCCCCGCCGCCAACGTCATCACCAGCCGCGGCGCCGCCGCGACCCAGACCCAATTCCATCTGCACCTGCATGTTGTTCCTCGCGCGGCCGGGGACGGCCTGCCGCTTCCCTGGACCCCTCAGCAAGCCGCCCGCGCCACCAATCAGAACGGACACACCCGTTGA
- a CDS encoding class I SAM-dependent methyltransferase, translated as MEVIAVAGYGALSDVYEWLIGDDRLTPAKAAAVYYSDVVGSLPPNARVLDCACGTGQLAVGLASLGLDVVAADASNGMVRRTEKAADEQGVSLRALRASWDELPDHLEDSTFDLVFCVGNSLGHAKGAAGRLTALEAMSRLLNPGGRLVLHSRNWELVRSAGSRVDVRDRLIRRDERDAVVSYYWQVEQRWDQEHFLEIVVAQIEPDGAVRACSERLSIWPYRYEDLVAQLRSVGLTVQSTTFDPESDGYLVVAGRDQARGTSEPAR; from the coding sequence ATGGAGGTTATCGCGGTGGCTGGTTACGGGGCGCTTTCCGACGTATACGAGTGGCTGATCGGGGACGACAGGTTGACCCCCGCCAAGGCAGCCGCGGTTTACTACAGCGATGTCGTGGGCTCTCTGCCGCCCAACGCGCGCGTCCTCGACTGCGCGTGTGGAACCGGCCAGCTCGCCGTCGGTCTCGCGAGTCTTGGCCTTGACGTGGTCGCCGCAGACGCCAGCAATGGGATGGTTCGCCGGACCGAGAAGGCCGCCGACGAGCAGGGTGTCTCGCTTCGAGCCCTCCGCGCGAGCTGGGACGAGCTGCCCGACCACCTGGAGGACTCCACGTTCGATCTGGTGTTCTGCGTCGGCAACTCGCTCGGACACGCCAAGGGCGCAGCCGGGCGCCTGACCGCACTGGAAGCGATGTCGCGGCTGCTGAATCCGGGCGGACGCCTTGTGCTTCACTCACGCAACTGGGAGCTCGTGCGCTCCGCCGGCTCACGGGTAGACGTCCGTGATCGACTCATCCGCCGCGACGAACGCGATGCGGTCGTCAGCTACTACTGGCAGGTCGAGCAGCGCTGGGATCAGGAACACTTCCTCGAGATCGTGGTCGCCCAGATCGAGCCGGATGGGGCAGTGCGAGCCTGCTCGGAGCGGTTGTCCATCTGGCCCTACCGGTACGAGGACCTCGTGGCGCAGTTGCGGAGTGTCGGGCTCACGGTGCAGTCCACCACCTTCGACCCCGAGAGCGATGGATACCTGGTGGTCGCCGGCCGCGACCAGGCGCGAGGCACGTCTGAGCCAGCGCGCTGA
- a CDS encoding AAA family ATPase, producing MNTEMTTTAALAHRHPPQPGLYVLIGPAGSGKSSIAACFPPAWRLSLDERRARVCDDAGSQDSTPDALRVFGGILEGCLARRLPTVVEWRSLSSSTVHVERIPAGP from the coding sequence ATGAACACCGAGATGACCACCACGGCCGCGCTCGCCCACCGACACCCTCCCCAGCCGGGCCTGTACGTCCTCATCGGCCCGGCCGGAAGCGGCAAGTCCTCCATCGCTGCATGCTTCCCGCCCGCGTGGCGACTCTCGCTCGACGAACGCCGCGCCCGGGTCTGTGACGACGCCGGGTCGCAGGACTCCACACCGGACGCCCTGCGCGTGTTCGGCGGGATCCTCGAAGGGTGTCTCGCCCGCCGGCTGCCGACCGTCGTGGAGTGGCGTTCCCTGTCAAGTTCTACTGTTCACGTCGAGCGAATCCCGGCGGGGCCGTGA
- a CDS encoding Pycsar system effector family protein, whose product MVRSVGLSVRFEPCRVPDSANPRVSSRTDAKSSLLLAFTGVVLAGLTSAANHGLPLPTRVFGAFAALALGAAAVLLLLVVRPRLSGRDRASFPYWASLDEDEIRACMTGDTRAARIRVLSAIAVRKYGRLRRAVDLILAALALLALAAICAAL is encoded by the coding sequence ATGGTGCGAAGCGTCGGCCTCTCGGTCCGGTTCGAGCCCTGCCGGGTCCCAGATTCTGCGAACCCGCGCGTTTCCAGCCGCACCGACGCAAAGTCCTCGCTGTTACTCGCCTTCACCGGCGTAGTCCTCGCTGGACTCACGTCAGCCGCCAACCACGGCCTGCCGCTCCCCACCCGCGTCTTCGGTGCATTCGCCGCCCTCGCCCTGGGCGCCGCCGCCGTCCTCCTGCTCCTGGTCGTCCGGCCGCGACTGTCCGGACGCGACCGCGCGTCGTTCCCGTACTGGGCATCCCTGGACGAGGACGAGATCCGCGCCTGCATGACCGGGGACACCCGCGCCGCCCGCATTCGCGTCCTGTCCGCCATCGCGGTCCGCAAGTACGGCCGCTTGAGGCGCGCGGTCGATCTCATCCTCGCCGCCCTCGCCCTGCTGGCCCTGGCCGCGATCTGCGCCGCGCTCTGA
- a CDS encoding helix-turn-helix domain-containing protein produces MKWNLRMVAAQRDLWRPSEVLAAFQQVGFNPSLSKVAALWSGQPVTVRLDDLDLMCTALGCTVGDLLQAEPAAAARPVENFGQAAVGADHDPAGPVRPVPRSRPARGPRSLPPS; encoded by the coding sequence GTGAAGTGGAATCTGCGGATGGTCGCTGCCCAGCGCGACCTGTGGCGGCCCAGCGAGGTGCTGGCCGCCTTCCAGCAAGTGGGGTTCAACCCCTCGCTGAGCAAGGTCGCTGCCCTGTGGAGCGGCCAGCCGGTCACGGTTCGCCTGGACGACCTGGACCTGATGTGCACGGCGCTCGGCTGCACGGTCGGCGATCTGCTCCAGGCCGAACCGGCCGCTGCTGCGCGACCGGTCGAGAACTTTGGCCAGGCCGCAGTCGGCGCCGACCACGATCCGGCGGGGCCGGTGAGGCCGGTCCCCCGCTCGCGCCCGGCCCGCGGGCCGCGTTCGCTGCCTCCGAGCTGA
- a CDS encoding tyrosine-type recombinase/integrase → MLTLVRPAQEPTAPVDPAAVSVESGLADVVTLQRRRQARISAQDEESFFLDTLSEYQWARDAAGLAPKTLDGLIKPVVEVCEYYGTVPWQLSSREVDRYFAGAGKRAPSTLRAKFGKIDGYFAFLEQRYAGEIMRRFGHGIESPIDPFNRPRHRGDFGLRIPPSQTAMRDFFGRWREDLPNARKYLVACRDYVMTKVAYLSGVRANELCGVFMGDLHWESGQWGRFVVLGKGAGGSGPRPREAYMFQEGRALLWWYIEEVRGEFGDDVEHPKAPLWPSERKPTTVAALNLPIAPAIGPSAFRKTLHAAADAYLTGPVTDLFPHLLRHACATHNYERGMTLWEVQKVLGHAWATTTLRYMSTAHADPEHANLAASDRAAQRLVMDKGNLR, encoded by the coding sequence GTGCTGACGCTCGTGCGCCCCGCTCAGGAGCCGACCGCTCCGGTCGATCCGGCGGCGGTCTCGGTCGAGTCCGGCCTTGCGGACGTCGTCACGCTCCAGCGGCGGCGCCAGGCCCGGATCTCGGCGCAGGATGAGGAGAGCTTCTTCCTCGACACCTTGTCCGAGTACCAGTGGGCGCGCGACGCGGCCGGGCTGGCGCCGAAGACCCTGGACGGACTGATCAAGCCGGTGGTCGAGGTCTGCGAGTACTACGGCACGGTGCCGTGGCAACTCTCGTCCCGCGAGGTCGACCGGTACTTCGCCGGGGCGGGCAAGCGGGCGCCGTCGACCCTGCGCGCGAAGTTCGGGAAGATCGACGGCTACTTCGCGTTCCTCGAACAGCGCTACGCCGGCGAGATCATGCGGCGTTTCGGGCATGGCATCGAGTCGCCGATCGATCCGTTCAATCGGCCCCGGCACCGCGGCGACTTCGGGCTGCGGATCCCGCCCTCGCAGACGGCGATGCGGGACTTCTTCGGCCGCTGGCGCGAGGATCTGCCGAATGCCCGCAAGTACCTGGTCGCCTGCCGTGACTACGTGATGACCAAGGTCGCTTACCTGTCCGGGGTCCGGGCCAACGAACTGTGCGGGGTGTTCATGGGCGACCTGCACTGGGAGTCGGGCCAGTGGGGCCGATTCGTTGTGCTCGGCAAGGGCGCGGGCGGGTCGGGGCCCCGGCCCCGCGAGGCGTACATGTTCCAGGAAGGCCGGGCCCTGCTGTGGTGGTACATCGAAGAGGTCCGAGGAGAGTTCGGCGACGACGTCGAGCACCCGAAGGCGCCGCTGTGGCCCTCCGAGCGCAAGCCCACCACGGTGGCGGCGCTGAACCTGCCGATCGCCCCGGCGATCGGCCCCTCGGCATTCCGCAAGACCCTGCACGCCGCAGCCGATGCCTACCTGACCGGTCCGGTCACCGACCTGTTTCCGCACCTGCTGCGCCACGCCTGCGCAACCCACAACTACGAGCGTGGGATGACGTTGTGGGAGGTGCAGAAGGTCCTCGGACACGCCTGGGCGACCACGACGTTGCGGTATATGTCGACCGCGCACGCCGACCCGGAGCACGCCAACCTGGCCGCCAGTGACCGAGCGGCCCAACGACTGGTGATGGACAAGGGGAACCTGCGGTGA
- a CDS encoding DUF6197 family protein, translated as MPQTHPSPTTAPPAPSTELSLEERLAFINTAMSMRLDEAAVAYQVNTAHIDTEPVDLRDVVTGPLDTGPAPLPDPYPTPVAALLQRAHHRLLTNGWCTGALVDEDGARCLYGAIRIEARGDSGLEASAAAVLLDAIRRTFGDTDSVPSFNDAHRTSHVPIRMLRQAASLADARGL; from the coding sequence ATGCCTCAGACCCACCCTTCCCCCACCACTGCACCGCCCGCACCGTCGACGGAACTGTCCCTCGAAGAACGCCTGGCGTTCATCAACACGGCGATGAGCATGCGCCTGGACGAGGCCGCCGTCGCCTACCAGGTCAACACGGCACACATCGACACCGAACCCGTGGACTTGCGCGACGTCGTCACCGGCCCCCTCGACACCGGCCCCGCCCCGCTACCGGACCCGTACCCGACCCCGGTCGCAGCCCTCCTCCAACGGGCCCACCACCGCCTACTCACCAACGGCTGGTGCACCGGAGCCCTGGTCGACGAGGACGGCGCCCGCTGCCTCTACGGGGCTATCCGGATCGAAGCCCGCGGCGACAGCGGCCTGGAAGCCAGCGCCGCCGCCGTGCTCCTCGACGCGATCCGCCGCACATTCGGCGACACCGACTCAGTGCCGTCGTTCAACGACGCCCACCGCACGAGCCACGTACCGATCCGCATGCTCCGCCAGGCCGCCAGCCTCGCTGACGCCCGCGGTCTCTAG
- a CDS encoding chromosome segregation protein ParM, whose translation MSVPRSVALERTLYTLTAPVLAVAPNLSPDSPVSTVVQLAGAAGIGGWILAAKNGEPGTGRRILRWSPLVLAAAVDVAAQNTTGWGPYCLDVVLAAGWATAGLLVMPFSRHTRRNHRPALAAPHPVPQLQAAPKPEPSLAQPDDGADAFTRQVRTLWESRGMPGRTIVVKATPHPGMRHDLSLLLRAAEAGRPITGLTPEAVAAAFEVDATDVHIREVARQHGRGGGPGWREVHVTPDLAERRRKAPTAHEWWTDRIGSVGGPVPGSEFVKEVRDQERKVTHYIAQVPDEMGEPSVNQHKLAAALKTKYDEGRLFVTVDGNQVLISLWDTSPLAQIFPATRELLTPDADGRWVTGYLGNGQPARNRVYTDRGAAHGLFVAPSGGGKTQLMGLHVAADALFGAVVWLAAEAPDEKAAKLGEYTDRYGVGALYMIRLLRTLDALMEIRGEMPWEDGRVYDWDPNLPGCPYRMLSAYLDEFLSAARHGDYGAEIMDLAETVSVKGRKYGIGIKVAGQSIFVQDGFTQLLCENLRENCIPVVLKVAPGKVAKMFKDLGIPSENTPDPLPRSFSPEEAGRIERVMRGEPEPPANSNTGGAGWIVEAKQPEVLRTLLMDFKTSLDGYFPDTITTLTDHEIRELEARDLWFDWTEPPRPGEFGPEPSDDEDEYEERPKKSGGKPAARRDAVTSPRQALEAIKNLSRT comes from the coding sequence GTGTCCGTGCCGCGCAGCGTCGCCCTGGAGCGCACCCTCTACACCCTGACCGCCCCGGTCCTCGCCGTGGCCCCGAACCTCTCCCCTGACAGCCCCGTGAGCACGGTTGTGCAGCTGGCGGGCGCCGCCGGTATCGGCGGCTGGATCCTTGCCGCGAAGAACGGCGAGCCCGGAACGGGGCGCAGGATTCTGCGCTGGTCTCCGCTCGTCCTGGCCGCGGCGGTCGACGTCGCCGCCCAGAACACGACCGGCTGGGGTCCCTACTGCCTGGACGTTGTGCTTGCGGCTGGGTGGGCGACGGCCGGTCTGCTGGTGATGCCCTTCTCCCGCCACACCCGCCGCAACCACCGCCCCGCCCTCGCCGCCCCGCACCCTGTGCCGCAGCTCCAGGCCGCCCCCAAGCCGGAGCCGTCCCTGGCGCAGCCGGACGACGGAGCCGACGCGTTCACCCGCCAGGTCCGCACGTTGTGGGAGAGCCGCGGCATGCCTGGCCGCACCATCGTCGTCAAGGCCACCCCGCACCCTGGGATGCGCCACGATCTGTCACTGCTGCTGCGCGCAGCTGAGGCGGGGCGGCCTATCACCGGCCTCACCCCGGAGGCTGTCGCCGCCGCGTTCGAAGTCGACGCCACCGATGTGCACATCCGCGAGGTGGCCCGGCAGCACGGTCGCGGCGGCGGGCCCGGCTGGAGGGAAGTCCACGTCACCCCCGACCTCGCCGAGCGGCGCCGTAAGGCCCCCACCGCCCACGAGTGGTGGACCGACCGAATCGGATCCGTCGGCGGGCCCGTGCCCGGCTCGGAGTTCGTCAAGGAGGTCCGCGACCAGGAGCGGAAGGTCACCCACTACATCGCCCAGGTCCCCGACGAGATGGGCGAGCCATCCGTCAACCAGCACAAGCTGGCCGCCGCGTTGAAGACCAAGTACGACGAAGGCCGGCTGTTCGTCACCGTCGACGGCAACCAGGTCCTCATCTCCCTGTGGGACACCTCGCCACTCGCGCAGATCTTCCCCGCCACGAGGGAGCTCCTGACCCCCGACGCGGACGGCCGATGGGTGACCGGCTACCTCGGCAACGGCCAACCCGCCCGCAACCGCGTCTACACCGACCGCGGCGCAGCCCACGGCCTGTTCGTCGCCCCCTCCGGCGGCGGCAAGACCCAGCTCATGGGCCTGCACGTCGCCGCCGACGCCCTCTTCGGCGCCGTGGTCTGGCTGGCAGCCGAAGCCCCGGACGAGAAGGCCGCCAAGCTGGGCGAGTACACCGACCGCTACGGCGTCGGCGCGCTCTACATGATCCGGCTCCTGCGCACCCTGGACGCGCTCATGGAGATCCGCGGCGAGATGCCGTGGGAGGACGGACGCGTCTACGACTGGGACCCGAACCTGCCGGGCTGCCCCTACCGGATGCTGTCCGCCTACCTCGACGAGTTCCTCTCCGCCGCCCGCCACGGCGACTACGGCGCGGAAATCATGGACCTCGCCGAGACGGTGTCGGTCAAGGGCCGCAAGTACGGCATCGGCATCAAGGTGGCCGGCCAGTCAATCTTCGTGCAGGACGGCTTCACCCAGCTGCTGTGCGAGAACCTGCGCGAGAACTGCATCCCCGTCGTGCTGAAGGTGGCCCCCGGCAAGGTGGCCAAGATGTTCAAGGACCTGGGAATCCCTTCCGAGAACACCCCCGACCCGCTCCCCCGCTCCTTCTCCCCCGAAGAAGCGGGCCGGATCGAGCGGGTCATGCGCGGCGAGCCCGAACCGCCCGCCAACTCCAACACCGGCGGCGCCGGATGGATCGTCGAAGCCAAACAGCCCGAAGTCCTACGCACCCTGCTCATGGACTTCAAGACCAGCCTCGACGGCTACTTCCCCGACACCATCACCACCCTCACCGACCACGAGATCCGCGAGCTCGAAGCCCGGGACCTGTGGTTCGACTGGACCGAGCCACCCCGACCCGGCGAGTTCGGCCCCGAACCCAGCGACGACGAGGACGAGTACGAGGAGAGGCCCAAGAAGAGCGGCGGGAAGCCTGCTGCCCGACGCGACGCCGTCACCTCACCCCGCCAGGCACTAGAGGCCATCAAGAACCTCTCCCGCACCTAA
- a CDS encoding conjugal transfer protein TraB, whose protein sequence is MSDLAPHTDGDNRYKSVQHKLKTLGTAMDLAGNELEQLLRGMRSNAQRAEALTVDVANAELDVKFIEMTNQVSVALGGAAVEVQKLHATAQYVSGLAHEARRTHARLYEGLDTVRSNRRERTPKPGFFNR, encoded by the coding sequence ATGAGTGACCTCGCGCCCCACACAGATGGTGACAACCGCTACAAGTCGGTCCAACACAAGCTCAAGACGCTGGGCACGGCCATGGACCTGGCCGGCAACGAGCTGGAGCAACTGTTGCGCGGGATGCGCAGCAACGCCCAGCGGGCGGAGGCCCTGACCGTCGACGTCGCCAACGCCGAACTCGACGTGAAGTTCATCGAGATGACCAACCAGGTGTCCGTCGCCCTGGGCGGCGCCGCGGTCGAAGTGCAGAAGCTCCACGCCACGGCCCAGTACGTGTCCGGCCTCGCCCACGAGGCGCGGCGTACGCACGCTCGGCTGTACGAGGGCCTGGACACCGTCCGCTCCAACCGGCGCGAGCGCACCCCCAAGCCGGGCTTCTTCAACCGCTAG
- a CDS encoding ATP/GTP-binding protein produces MPDPPDSSEGEYGEGEYVQARSLADRLGDWLEHRLGVARDRHAGESAFREAEIARKTALVEARTAREVAMMEQNAKLHTAMMKAKADRAAARGKGEADRTKSSGSGLGADKGGRSKAGGGGSSRGNGGNSGGSGRGSGTNGSAGTGRGSGGGSSPKGTGKGSDRSAGGRGGPSRGNESSGGSGGRQNGSGGSGSGKAGTGKGSSGGGGSGSGPGKGSSGNSGTGSSKNGSGKGGSKGDGSTSRNAETGPAAERARGRQERAAARQAARQQRRSANQDARIADRTKDRDQDRDDRGKARDQARANKQAAREERRTKKAERKAARKAKREAAKTANDRTTLSAAVAEEAQRRWDKRRAADVKEGKDKDDTAGRDSEATKKPSKDGSETTSDGQDDAPTTKKTKSEGSKNNAGKPSGGTGTGSGSQPGGVKAPPDADDESGAGKRSFKERVKDRFGKSGTASSGPAAGTEEPPRMATPEDLGATVDSPGRPSRPSKTERAEEEIPDAVIVDDPADPFGAYVSNSAGLPAPETHTESPGSTRPTAQEDPVAAEVKRTASGQTGMAAKHRTDITFGEYLVEIVNIALASEADKDRAQELAIALGKVADALRDMAVDLGSDHNVATEVVDQITDLADSAASMKRLAERCAAECGIASQGARLTAFMVGFTYGEDVQAMDDAGLAHASAAAHHD; encoded by the coding sequence ATGCCCGACCCTCCGGATTCCAGCGAAGGGGAATACGGGGAAGGTGAATACGTCCAGGCTCGTTCTCTCGCCGATCGCCTCGGTGATTGGCTGGAACACCGGCTGGGAGTGGCGCGCGACCGGCACGCCGGAGAATCAGCGTTCCGTGAAGCGGAAATAGCGCGTAAAACCGCGCTGGTGGAAGCCCGCACCGCGCGGGAGGTCGCGATGATGGAGCAGAACGCGAAGCTCCACACGGCGATGATGAAGGCGAAGGCTGATAGGGCCGCAGCGCGCGGAAAGGGCGAAGCCGACCGCACGAAGTCGTCCGGCTCCGGCCTGGGCGCTGACAAGGGCGGCCGCTCGAAGGCCGGCGGGGGCGGGTCCTCGCGCGGAAATGGCGGCAACTCCGGCGGCTCCGGCCGGGGGTCGGGAACGAACGGCTCCGCCGGCACCGGGCGTGGATCCGGTGGCGGTAGCTCCCCCAAAGGCACCGGGAAGGGCTCCGATCGCTCCGCTGGCGGCCGTGGGGGCCCTTCGAGGGGCAACGAGTCGTCCGGGGGCTCCGGAGGTCGTCAGAACGGCTCTGGCGGCTCCGGGTCGGGCAAGGCCGGTACCGGCAAGGGCAGTTCAGGTGGCGGCGGGTCCGGATCTGGGCCCGGCAAGGGCAGCTCGGGCAACTCCGGGACCGGATCGAGCAAGAACGGGTCCGGCAAAGGCGGCTCGAAGGGCGACGGCAGTACGTCGCGGAACGCGGAGACCGGTCCTGCCGCCGAGCGGGCGCGTGGCCGTCAGGAGCGGGCCGCTGCCCGCCAGGCGGCACGCCAGCAGCGGCGCAGCGCCAACCAGGACGCTCGTATCGCCGACCGCACCAAGGACCGTGACCAGGACCGAGACGACCGCGGCAAGGCGCGCGACCAGGCCCGCGCGAACAAGCAGGCCGCGCGGGAGGAACGCCGTACCAAGAAGGCCGAGCGGAAGGCCGCGAGGAAGGCGAAGCGAGAGGCCGCCAAGACCGCCAATGACCGGACCACCCTCAGTGCGGCCGTGGCCGAGGAGGCGCAGCGGCGCTGGGACAAGCGCCGCGCGGCGGACGTGAAGGAGGGCAAGGACAAGGACGACACCGCAGGTAGGGACTCCGAGGCCACCAAGAAGCCGTCCAAGGATGGCTCTGAGACGACCTCAGATGGCCAGGACGACGCCCCCACGACCAAGAAGACGAAATCGGAGGGCAGCAAGAACAACGCGGGGAAGCCGTCGGGCGGCACCGGGACAGGCAGCGGTTCTCAGCCTGGCGGCGTCAAGGCCCCGCCGGATGCTGACGACGAGAGCGGCGCCGGCAAGCGGTCGTTCAAGGAGCGGGTCAAGGACCGCTTCGGAAAGTCCGGTACAGCGTCGTCGGGGCCGGCTGCCGGTACGGAGGAACCGCCCCGTATGGCGACGCCGGAAGACCTCGGTGCCACCGTCGACAGCCCCGGCCGCCCAAGTCGTCCTTCGAAGACCGAACGGGCTGAGGAAGAGATCCCGGACGCGGTCATCGTCGATGACCCGGCCGACCCGTTCGGGGCGTACGTCTCCAACTCCGCGGGCTTGCCGGCCCCAGAAACCCACACCGAGAGTCCCGGGAGCACCCGGCCTACTGCACAGGAGGACCCCGTGGCAGCGGAGGTCAAACGGACCGCGTCCGGTCAGACCGGCATGGCGGCCAAACACCGCACCGACATCACCTTCGGCGAGTACCTGGTGGAGATCGTGAACATCGCGCTCGCCTCCGAAGCCGACAAGGACCGTGCCCAGGAACTGGCCATCGCACTCGGCAAGGTCGCCGATGCCCTACGGGACATGGCGGTCGACCTGGGCAGTGACCACAACGTCGCCACCGAAGTCGTCGACCAGATCACCGACCTGGCCGATTCCGCCGCCAGCATGAAGAGGCTGGCCGAACGGTGCGCTGCCGAGTGCGGGATCGCCTCGCAGGGCGCACGGCTCACCGCCTTCATGGTCGGTTTCACGTATGGCGAGGACGTGCAGGCCATGGACGACGCCGGACTTGCCCACGCCTCCGCCGCCGCCCACCACGACTAG
- a CDS encoding WhiB family transcriptional regulator yields the protein MNRSIVRTTYAPSADLPVNTDWRARGACATEDPELFFPIGTNGLAVLQTEEAKSVCRRCPVMDTCLTWALENGQEHGVWGGLGEDERRRLKRRAARGRSRDAA from the coding sequence ATGAATCGCTCCATCGTACGCACCACCTACGCACCCTCCGCCGACCTGCCGGTCAACACCGACTGGCGTGCCCGCGGCGCCTGCGCCACCGAGGACCCCGAGCTGTTCTTCCCTATCGGCACCAACGGCCTGGCGGTTTTGCAGACCGAGGAAGCCAAGTCCGTGTGCCGTCGGTGCCCGGTCATGGACACCTGCTTGACGTGGGCACTCGAGAACGGCCAGGAACACGGTGTCTGGGGCGGACTCGGCGAGGACGAGCGCCGTCGCCTGAAGCGCCGCGCCGCACGGGGGCGTTCCCGCGACGCTGCTTGA
- a CDS encoding GntR family transcriptional regulator translates to MTPTTPRKSRVTEIADDLRTQIETSQIAPGSRLPSTRQLAEQYGAGEETIRLAIAMLKATGIVRAHQGKGVFARDKPPLKRNGMDRYDRANWLDQDDAVAFVVDRIASGEAYRLTDQANEVDPAFPATPEIAEALGVKPGAQVVARRRLVKDAQGKPTHELTSYYRPEHVEGTKLMDPAPGPAGKGGGFRVMHEQGLSPEWLDEELLARIPTASEASRLGISTGQPVVELHRTTATDDGTVIEYAVGIHIASRFTWHYRFRFPDSNPSRQTPTDQ, encoded by the coding sequence ATGACGCCGACGACACCTCGCAAATCGCGAGTCACAGAGATCGCCGACGATCTGCGGACCCAGATTGAGACTTCGCAGATCGCCCCCGGCAGTCGCCTGCCGTCGACACGCCAGCTAGCCGAGCAGTACGGGGCCGGAGAGGAGACAATCCGCTTGGCCATCGCCATGCTCAAAGCGACTGGCATCGTTCGGGCCCACCAAGGGAAGGGCGTCTTCGCACGGGATAAGCCACCCCTCAAGCGCAACGGGATGGACCGATACGACCGCGCGAACTGGCTCGACCAGGACGATGCTGTCGCCTTCGTCGTCGACCGCATCGCTAGCGGCGAGGCATACCGGCTCACCGACCAGGCCAACGAGGTCGACCCCGCATTCCCCGCCACACCAGAGATCGCCGAGGCACTCGGCGTCAAACCCGGCGCGCAAGTAGTAGCCCGGCGGCGTCTGGTGAAGGACGCTCAAGGCAAACCTACTCACGAGCTGACCAGTTACTACCGACCCGAGCATGTCGAAGGCACCAAGCTCATGGACCCCGCCCCTGGCCCTGCCGGGAAGGGGGGCGGCTTCCGGGTGATGCACGAGCAAGGCCTCTCACCCGAGTGGCTGGACGAGGAACTGCTTGCCCGTATCCCAACAGCGTCCGAAGCCAGCCGTCTTGGCATCTCTACCGGGCAGCCCGTGGTCGAACTCCATCGCACCACCGCGACGGACGACGGCACCGTCATCGAGTACGCCGTGGGGATACACATCGCCTCACGCTTCACCTGGCACTACCGCTTCCGTTTCCCTGACTCCAACCCCAGCCGGCAGACGCCCACAGACCAGTGA